A window of Macrotis lagotis isolate mMagLag1 chromosome 1, bilby.v1.9.chrom.fasta, whole genome shotgun sequence genomic DNA:
AAAGCACCCATGTCTTTCATAgcctcattgatttttttgtaaatCTGTTAACATCCTCcatttctgtgatttcttttttatagcaAACACAGGGGAGTTTCAAGGGCTGTGACTCTTTTCTACATGCCCTTGTTCTAATTGTTCATTAATTATATCTTTTAAGgctaaaatcttttcttctgtaaGGGGCCATTGTTCCACCCATATAGGTTGCTGATTCTTCCATTCTAATTTAACAATCAGTACATTAATCCTTTCCAACTCAATGGCAGCACCAATCAAAATATCCATGCTAATTTTTGCCCCTAATTGACCCAATATATTTCTTCCCCATAATATTGCAGTGAGTCCTTCAACTGTGAAAGGAATGGCAATCCCTgcttcatcttcttttctccatttcaagggttgacaagaaatttctgtttcctgttgaCCTCCAATGCCTACTGGGTTAGTATAGGAAGCTTGTTTAGGCCAAGCTTGTGGCCAGTTCTGTATGGTGAACACAGTCGTATCTGTCCCAGTGTCAATCAAACCTAGAAAAGCAATTCCCtctacttggataacacaaagaggtttttctgaagaaattgtaGTAGTGAACATGGTTTCattattgtttctcagttttggcCCCTTTATCAgctcattttttcttccaatttacaTCTATGATCCTGAAAAAACAAGTTAACTGAGCTATacattggttctcatttatgtaactatcatcatcattagcattcattattgcaatagagaaaatttccccactcatATGCCTTACTACAGGTATGATGTGAGTATATTCTGGATtttggtggagccaaaatgactGTACATTCCTTATCCATTAATTGTAAAGGATAAATAGGCACTTTAGTAGAAGCATGTGGAGAtaccctaaatttcccagcacttttaaCCATCAGTATTTTTGTATGGGTTGGTTTGCTGCCAAAGCTGCATAttggtttttccattccattccctGCTGCTCCTGAAATGTCATATCCCAGGATTGTTTTTGAGGGGTCCCTGGGAGAGGGGCCCTTTCCccattttaaatttccttgtctatatTCTGATGCCCAGTGATCTGCCTTTTTACACTTTGGACACTGAGTTTTAGGACGATGTGCcctgacctttctgggtttagCTTGTTGGGCACTcccaacaatttttctttaaatgtccaggcTTTCCATAAACAAAGcaagtccatttctctttatttcccataTGCATATTAGTAAATGCCTGTCATAAATTCTGCATGATACACCTGAGATCCTACTCTGTCACaactttgaatcatttcctcaatggtggcatcccttcttaagccaaccattgctttctgacaatcagcattcACTTTAGCCCATGCTAACTGTTTTATTACCATGTCTATTCCTGCTACATTCCCTAAGGTTCTTCCTACTGCCTTCAGTAACTGGACAAatggttctttttttcattttgtattggaatatgTCCCCAAGCTCtctttacacaggtagcaattctttcatatgtttttAACCCATAATTTATTTGGTctgcattgttgaaaaattgacctgtgccacttaattgttcataatatgtggcAGCATTGGGACCTTGCATATGCCTCAAAATCATGTGTCTACATTGTTCTGCAAACTCTGTCATCCAAAAGACAGATTGTCCAGGTGATAAACATGCCCTATCTGCTTCCAGTCATTAGGTGTTACTATGGAGTATGCAAGAATATCCTGAGTATCTAGTTGTAACTGAACAAAGGGTGATCTTGCCCTGTATTCCCCCACTGCTTTCTTTAAATCTCGGACTGCCTTTATATCTACTGGCTCATGTCTTCACCTAAGGTTTCCTGAATTAAAAGGATCTTgctcctcaataacaggatatgactgaaattcaGCTCCTAAGTCTCCCAAACACTCACCCTCATTTCTGGCCCTTTCAATGGCTTTTTGTAATGCTGAAGTTTCTATACTAGATGGTGCTGTAGGACTAATCCTAGCCTTTTTtgataattgttttttcttttttctcagtacTTTGTTTCCTCCATACTTTCTTGCTTCCAGTCCCTTTTAAATATTCTTAATATCTGCCCCATGATAACAATTACCCTGTTACCTTCTCCAAAGTCTTCAGCTCTGGGATGTTGCCTGGAAGCTTTTTGCTCACTTGTATGACAGCTGAAAGCTTTTTCCTTGACAGCCCAAAGTCTCAGTCCTCTGATGCATGGTTCTGCTTCTCCTGGAATCCGATCAGATGGCCCCAAACATGCTTATTTTCATGCCTTTGTGCCCCACACTTGAGCGCCATATGTTAGGTGCCTGTCAGAGAAATAATACTTTATTCCTTACCTATCGTTTTATTCAGGTGAACACCGAAGAGACAAATATGGCAAATTCTctctttatttcacagaaaacaaGTGCTTAAATGTCCTTCCTTGTCCCTGGTTTCCCCCCAACTCTTTAAGTAGCCAATCAAGCAGGTATTTACTCTCTCAAGCTAGTTGCAACAGTTTCTTACATATGATCTTAATATATTTAAGATTGAAAGGTCCTTACAACAGAGAgcatagaatttcagagtcagAAGGAGCCTATGACACCATCTTGGTcaaaacaaaattagaataataataaaatatagtaataatttaTCTTGTGCTTTAGGGTTTAAAAAATACATTGTATCAACATCTCTAGGAGATTATCTCAAGTGCCTAGCACTTTGTCCCTTATTTAAtgcttgtttttttgttgttgttgtttctttttaggtttttttgcaaggcaatggggttaagtgacttgcccaaggccgaacagctaggtaattattaagtgtctgaggctggatttgaactcaggtactcctgactcctgggccagtgctctatccactacaccaccgaGTTCTAATGCTTGCTTATTAGTTATCACATTAGAATTTCATAGCAACTTTGAGTAGTAAAGTACCACAAATGTTCTTATCCCTATTAACGGAAGAGAAGGCTGAAGCTGAGAGGTTAAATCACTCACCCAGATGGTCTCTCGAGACAGATTCAAATttgatcttcctgaccccatacCCAACACTCTGTCCACAATTTCACTCTTCCGAAATACCCTGAAATGTCAGAATGTTACTTTGAAGATGGGAAAACTCAAGCCTAGAGATGGTAATTCACATTATAAACAGCATCTTCGATAACCTTGATGTGTGGCCAGGGTTGGGAAGGGATAGCTGTATCTGCTTGCAGCTCCCAATCCCTTGCTTTGGATATCCCTAATGGCTGTAGTTAAGGAAATCTCTGCCTACCTGCAACTGTCTGGGTGAGACCAAGTTGCTTCTTAGGGGGCTGGTGTTCATGGGATCTTGGAATGCCCTGATAGATGGAGCCTAGCACAGTATAAAGTACATAGACTTGGAGTTGGAAGTCAGGGTTCAAATACTGGCTGTAGCACTTGTGCAACATTTTGTCtcttttgacctcagttttcccaaatgTAAAACTGGGATCCTTCAATACACTATGTCACTGAGTGAGATATAGGCTAAATGAGAGGAAATCACTCTAGAAACCTTAGAGACCCAGAGGAATGAAGTTTTTGAGGGTGAGGATTTGGGGGTGTGTGGTCATTGGAGCCTAGAATAAAAAGGCTTCTTACTGGATTCCAAGGACCCCTCCCCCATATTGTGCCTCCTGACTTTTATGTGACAAGATGTACTTTGGGAGTCTCTAAAATTAATACCATCCTGAAATAAATTTTACCTGTCATAGTGTATTGTCATGATGATTAATTGCTGTAATcttttttgctaatatttcaaaaaaattttgtatcaatattcattagggaaattaatcTCTAttgttctttctcagttttgatttttcctcttttagttTTCAGTACCATATTTaggtcataaaaggaatttggtgggACTCCTTCATCTAGTTTTCCCAATgtataggaattaattattctttaaattatgGTAGGCAGCGCCACGTGTGCGGGCCGGGCCCAGGCCGGGCCCAGGCCGGGCCCAGGCCGGGCCCGGGAGAAGCTGGTGGACCTGGCCATCCCGGCTGAGAGCCTGGAGCACCCTGAGgtatttacagttgaagaaatgatGCCTCATATCCAGCATTTGAAAGGGGCACACAGTAAGAACCTGTTtcttaaagacaaaaagaagaagaattatTGGTTGGTAACGGTCCTTCATGACAGGAAGATTAACTTGAATGATCTGGCCAAGCAACTTGGTGTCGGAAGTGGAAATTTGAGGTTTGCCGATGAAACGTCTATGCTAGAAAAGCTAAAAGTTGGTCAGGGTTGTGCCACACCCTTGGCTCTCTTCTGTGACCAGGGAGATGTAAAATTTGTCTTGGACTCTGCTTTTCTGGAAGGTGGATATGAAAAGGTATACTTCCATCCGATGACAAACACAGCTACGATGGGCTTGAGGCCTGATGACTTTCTCACCTTTGTGAAGAAGACTGGGCATGAGcctataatattaaaattagattAAACTCATGGGCCAGATTTTGAATAAAATGCAATTCTGGAAActgtcaaaaaaaataaattatggtagAATTCTCTTGTTAATTCATCTTACCTTGTAGATTTTTCTTAGTAGTTCACTGatgacttcttcaatttctttttctaatatgtaattatttaagtattttatttccttttctgttaatctgggtaatttatatttttgtatatattcaaacatttcacttagattgtcagatttattggcttacagttgggcaaaaaagttccaaattattacatttatttctttatcatttctagTGAATttacccctttcatttttgataatggtaatttgatctttttctttcttaatctattttgttagtttttcataaaatctattctttctactttttgttttttccccaattttattaatctctcttttgattttcaggcttctaatttgatatttaattggggatttttttttttgttcttgactCCTACCTCCCtgactctgtcctcccttctatcaccctccccctccatttttctttcccccttttcctgtttccttttacAACTTCTAACCacctaataaaaataaagttctcaagagttattttTCCTGGGGTAGCCacatggcacagaggatagagcacagactctggagtcaggagcacctgacttcaaagtcacacaattagtgagtatcaagtgtctgagatcaggtttgaactcaggtcctcctgactccagagtctgtGCTTTATTCCActgaaagattatgctcaatTTTCAAAGTAGTTGATTGTtgggttgtattccaagctcctttgccttcttgAATAATATGTTCCAGGCAATCCAatactttaatgttgaagctgctaaatcctgtataatcctgactatggcttcttggtatttgaatattttcctttctggctgcttgtagtattttttctttcagttggACCTTGGCTATTTTATATTCCCtggagtttttaatttgggaatctctttcaggaggtgataggtaGAGTCTATCAAAGACTATTTTACCTTCTTGTTCTAGAGCAGTTTTCCTTGttaatttccctttttaaaataatatgataatttcatttttgatcatggcttttaggtatctaataattctcaaattattagactcttctagatctgttttcaaggtcacttgtttttccattAGGGTActgtatattttcttctatttttatagtcttttaatttttcttgatggaattttgatgtctcatagagtcattaggtTTCACTTGcctatttttcagaatttattttattcagttagttTCTGTATCTCGTTTTTCATTTTGCCACTCTAGCTCCACTCTACCATACTAATTTTCTGGCTAAGGAACTCCTCTTCTTCCATCTACATGGCATCACCAAGGGTGGGGACTGACTATACTGTGCATATCTACCCTCTTCCTGCTTCCCAGAACTCATTTGGTTCTATTTAGGGTATACTCCCTCACTCAAGGTAAGAGGTCATTGGAATCTTAGAGATATTCAATCCATAGTGCCTGCCACATAGAAGACAATTAATGCTTATACTCATTTGGTGGAAGGTCAAATCTTTAGTGTTTGGTTCAATCACACTATCCCTGAGTTTGCttcatttctccttccccttttctctagCTTAGTCTGACCTTGGATGATAGAGTCCATAAGTATTTCTGTATTTGAAACCTCTCCATCTGGCTAGGACCTGTCAGAGCTTGACCATAATTCTAGGGACCCTATGGTCACCTTCAAGTCATAATGAGACATTATAGACAAGCTTTTTTGTCTATTGTttgaaataacaataatgataatcatgatgatgctgatgatgtcTAGAACGGATCAGGTCTTCTATGATTCTGAATTTCCTGAATGTGATTAGAGGATGGGTACTCtctaataatgaaaagaataacatGATGGAGGTAGGGaggagagccaagatggcggcaagAAGCCAGGATTTTTTCTAAGCTCTCCCAGGCTTCCCTCAGAAATAAAACTAAGCTTCTAAACCAATATGGAGTGATAGAACCCATAAAAGAACAGACTGGATTACTTTCTAGCAAAGTCTGTTTTGCTAGGGTGGAGAGAGTATGATTGAACATGTAGCACAGAACAGAGAAGGGAGGTGAAATCAGTATGGGCAGACTCTCACTCATAGCAGAGATCTGGTGTGGAGGCCCCTCGGTCTGACCCAATAGGTCCACAGCACAACTGTCTAGCTTAGAGGGCTCTAACGCTGGTACTTTAGGCCCCCTATTCATTTGGCTCACCTGGGCAAAAGGGTCCAGCCCAGTGAGCAAGCACTAGTGGTCTCAACAAGAAATATCTATCTCCATATGGCCCCAGCCCAGTGGTTAAGTCATTAATGTTCTTAATGCAGAATGCTCTAGCTTAGTGAGCAAGTTGCCAGTATTCTCAATGTAGAAGGTTTGTCTCTGGACTGCCCTAGCAGGTCTCTAGTGTTCTTAACTTAGAAGATTTGTCTCTGGACAGTCCAGCCCAGTGAGCAAGCCACTAGCATTCTCTATATGGATGGTCTGACTCTGGAAGGTCCCAGTCCAGTGAGCAAAATGCTAGTGGTATCCATAGAAGGTCTGTAAGAAGGTTATTCACCAAATAGCAGTTTAGGACAATGCATCTGTAGCCCAGGGCAGAGCTCAAAATGAGTAACAAAAGTCATAGAGATGTCAGGattatctagaaaaagaacaaattaaatttccccaattaaataccaaattagaaattctgaaaatcaaaaaagagatcaatacttgttttgaactaataaataaaactaaggttgattttgattaaaaaaacaataaaataaacttacctttagttaatttaattaaaaaaagaagaatgaaaaccaagttacagtatcaataatgaaaatttagaattggacaaTTGAAAACTAATGACTGTGAGATATTAAGATTTCTTCAAACTTGACCAAAAgtctggaaaaatagaagaatatgtgttcttaggaaaaatgaccaatctggaaaatagatacaggagagatattttatgaattattgatctatctgaaagccatgatcagaaaaagggCTTAGAcagaatcatgcaggaaattgTCATGGAAAACTGTGCTAATATCCTACAATAAGAAGATGAAGTAgtacttgaaagaatccattgttCACTTccagaaagggattccaaaataaaaacaccaagaaatattgtggccaatTTTTAGAATTgtcaagtaaaggagaaaatttttcaAGCCATCAAAAAGAAGCAATACCAGAGAGCCACAATTTGGATTGCCCACAATTTATCAGCTtcagcattaaaggatcagaggtctTTGAAAATTacattccagagggcaaaggagcttggcgTATGaacctacaaaattcagcatattctttcaggggaaaaatgaactTTCATCAAATTGGAAACTTTGAAATTTACCTGATCAAAGTCCAGAATtggacagaaaatttgatcttcaaatattaggctcaagagatgcataaaaaggtaaatagaaagaaaaatgtaagtcATTAAAACTAAACTGTCCACATCCCTGCACAGGAAGACAAAACTTGTAACTCTTgggaattgtatttctcttaggacagtttaAAGGAGCATAATTAGACAGAGGGTGTGGCTATAAATTAATCATGACATGATGATACTTTAGTTTATGAGGGTGGTATGGGTATAAAGTGAGCATGAGGTGATGGTACCTTATCTTATGATGGTTGTACTTCTATTGGGACAGCTAGAGAGAGTATAGTTACATAGAAGGTATgtatataaattgattatgatatgATGATTTGTTTTGGTTCTTAAGAATTGTACTTATATCAAGACAGTTGAAAGTAGAATGGTTTGATAGAAGGTATAGGGAAAAAACAGGGATAAAACAATTCAGGCATGAAAAAAAGGATATACTAGGAGAAGAAGGTAGAGGTATTAGAGAATAAATAACACCAACAATCATAGAGGcacaaaagaaggaaataagtgtGAACTTTGAGTAAACTTTACTCTCAACAAATTTGGCACACAGAGGGAATAACATGCATTcacaattgggtttagaaatttatcctatccGACAAGgaagtaagagaagaaaagggagagagaaaagaaaatattgaagtagACAATTATCAGAAGCAAACATTGATGagaagggataaggggaaaggagagaaaaaagtacaATTAGGGAGAAGAAATGATGGAGGAAAGTACAGACATAGTAATCATCATTGTGAGTGTGAATAGGaaaaactctcccataaaatgaaagttaatagcagagtggattaagaaccaaaatcctacaatctttttttgcaagaaacatatttgaagcggAGAGAAATAcgcagagtaaaggtaaagggctagagcagaatatattacacTTAAGttgaagtataaaaaaaaaagcaggggtagcaattctgatctcagtgaagcaaaggcaaaaatagatctaaataaAAGGGGTAGGGTAGGAAAATACAACTTCCTAAATGATATCATaagtaatgaagtaatatcaatactatccatatatgcaccaagtaatATAActtccagattcttagaggagaaattgttACAAGAAGacagagatagcaaaactatattagtggggaATTTCAACCTCCATCTCTCAAAATTAGAtcaatctaaccataaaataaataagaatttaagaatgtgaatagaattttagaaaaattaaatatgatagatctctggagataattgaatggggatagaaaagaatataacctCTTCTCTGTGGTACATTACCCCTATACAAAAGTTGACCACACAttgggacataaaaacctaacaatcaaatgctgaaaagcagaaaaattaaattcatccttgtcagatcatgatgcaataaaaattacatgtaatagagggccatggaaactaaataaactaattttaaagaatgagtgagtcaaacaactaatcataaaaataatgaacaactttaagacaatgacaatgacgTGTtagcataccaaaacttgtgggatacagccaaagcagttataagggaaaattttctatctctgtatACTTACAtcaggaaaatagagaaaaagcagatcaatgaattgggcatgcaactaaaaaagttagaagattgaacaaattaaaagtccccaattaaataataaattatgaattttgaaaatcaaaggagaaattaagaaaactgaaactaagaaagctattgaagtaataaatagaaCTAAGACTTGAGTTtatgaaaaacaacaataaaataaataaagctttGACTAATGTGacttaaaagaaagataaactaagttaccagtatcaaaaatgaaaagggtgaactcaccaccattgaataggaaattaaaattaaaattcagagtTTTTTGACTAACTGTATACCAGAAAATCTGACAATATATGacaatggatgaatatttacaaaaatatagactgtccaggttaacaaagatgaaataacataattaaataaagccatttcataaaaaaagaaattgaagaagacatcaataaattccttaagaaaatatctaaagcgccagatggatttacaaatgaatttaaggaaaaattcattccaattctattaaaaaactatttgaaaaaaaagtaaagaaggagttctgccatattccttctatgacaccagcatagtgctgatacccaaactaggaagagtcagaacaaagaaaattatagaccaatttccctaatgaatattgatgcaaaaattttggaTAAAagtttagcaaagagattatcactaggataatataccatgatcaggtaggatttataccaggtatgtagatctggttcaatattagaaaaaaaatcaacataattgaccatatcaataataaaactgacagaaatcatactgttatttcaatagatgctagaAAAGCATTTGATacaatacaacattcattcctgttaaaaacactagagaccaTAGCTATacatggagttttccttaaaacgataagcagtatctgtctaaAATCATTAACAAGTATCAGATATTAATAGGGGTAAACTAGGGGTATTTCCaaaagatcaggagtgaaacaagaatatccattatcacctctattattgcattagaaatgttagctttagcaataagaaaaggaaaaagattgaaggaattagaatagacaatgaggaaacaaaactttcttgctttgtagatgatatgatggcagaCTTAAGAGAACCCTATAAAATCTATCAAAAAACCAgttgaaacaaaatttttttttatgtttttgcaaggcaaatggggttaagtggcttgcctgaggccacacagctaggtaattattaagtgtctgagactggatttttacccaggtactcctgactccaaggccagtgctttatccactatgccatctagccgtccctatttttgtatttttttaaggaaaagcaGTATGttataatagaaatgataatggGATTAGAATCATGAAGGCAAGAGTTCATATTCCATTTCTCACAATCCAAATGGTAAGTTATTAAACTTTCTAAACCACAAGCATCTCCTTAGGATTTATATATTGTCATAATAAAATTGGGTTCTGAATTAGTGAAGGAAATTTCTGTACTACACTTCTTCATATTGACAAGAAATATTTTGTGTACAGACGATAAAAGTGAGATTGGCTCTTGAAAGACAGAATTCGAATCCAGGTCATTTAGCTACAAGTACATGAGTTCTTAGTTTTATGCCAAAGTCCCTCTAAGACACCCATGAGGCCTGGTCCTGATTTGATGGGCAATTAGCTTgtattgcttaataaatcaaaATGCTCAGAGGCTTGCacttttgtttcctcagtcatttcatctttcacccaCCCcattgtctaaggctggatttgaattctgctcTTCTCGACTCCAAGCAATTAGCACatattgcttaataaatcaaaATGCTCAGAAGGTTGTGACTTTGTTctttcagtcatttcatctttcacatagtgtctaaggctggatttgacctctactcttcctgactccaagtccagtgcacCTAATCTAACAGAGGATCAGTGGTTTGAGGGTAAAGAGTATAGGGAGTTGCATCTGGGCAGACAGACTGTGGGCAGTGATAGCTAGGGATAAAACCCTTACTAGTCTGACCTTTAACAAAGCTATAATTAGTTGCTTCCCTCTGGGCTCCAAAAAGCTCAGTACTAATGTTGTGGTTTCTTCTTAAGTTCAATGTGAccttttttgcttctgctttcttTCAACTTAGAAAAAGCCTTGGGTCATTCTGCTATGATTTGCTTGGGTTCAGTC
This region includes:
- the LOC141493709 gene encoding putative prolyl-tRNA synthetase associated domain-containing protein 1, whose protein sequence is MVGSATCAGRAQAGPRPGPGRAREKLVDLAIPAESLEHPEVFTVEEMMPHIQHLKGAHSKNLFLKDKKKKNYWLVTVLHDRKINLNDLAKQLGVGSGNLRFADETSMLEKLKVGQGCATPLALFCDQGDVKFVLDSAFLEGGYEKVYFHPMTNTATMGLRPDDFLTFVKKTGHEPIILKLD